Proteins from a single region of Harmonia axyridis chromosome 4, icHarAxyr1.1, whole genome shotgun sequence:
- the LOC123677471 gene encoding protein O-glucosyltransferase 2-like produces the protein MMLGILIIYFFFLSIQCQNISPKFSKIWGPGLHPDKIVMPARYFFIEARDINNIRLNNSIGDAFKIVIEGRVREDKPCRIYTNTLDRKDGSYIVRYKLFEKCDNLLISIKYSGVNVAESPYKFSKEILSELCNCPRGELSYLLDSWECGAIPKQLFEDLSNFHSIDWDDLRSKVIEKFDKPYSVSLCHYVIKRNKIYRKCYGQYVGFKMFMDSILLSLTRKAAIPDVEFFVNLGDWPLVSKRDDTLFPIFSWCGSEDNFDIVMPTYDITESTLENMGRVMLDMLSVQGNTKGPWCERYSKAFWRGRDSSQERLKLIEISRKHPDMFNCSLTNFFFFKKEETIYGPKAEHVSFYKFFDYKYQIGLDGTVAAYRFPYLLAGGSLIFKQDSKYYEHFYNTMEPFVHYVPIKRNLEDLVTKIEWAMNNDEKARKIAENAKLFSNEYLLPKNIYCYYGQLLSEFSKKITSKIVVLEDMEEVEQPNQKNSCDCASLYIKDEL, from the exons ATGATGTTAGGAATATtgataatttactttttttttctctccataCAATGCCAAAATATAAGTCCAAAATTTAGTAAAATTTGGGGACCAGGTTTGCATCCTGATAAAATCGTTATGCCAGCGAGGTATTTCTTCATTGAGGCAAGAGATATTAATAATATAAG attGAACAATTCCATTGGTGATGCATTTAAAATTGTTATAGAGGGTCGAGTTAGGGAAGACAAACCATGTAGAATATACACCAACACTCTAGATAGAAAAGATGGTTCTTATATTGTTAGGTATAAGCTATTTGAAAAATGTGATAATCTATTGATAAGTATTAAATACTCTGGAGTGAACGTTGCTGAATCTCCTTATAAGTTTTCTAAAGAAATTCTTTCTGAACTGTGTAATTGCCCAAGGGGAGAATTGTCTTATTTATTGGATAGTTGGGAGTGTGGGGCAATTCCTAAACAATTATTTGAAgatctttcaaattttcatagcATAGATTGGGATGATCTAAGATCCAAG gttattgaaaaatttgataagCCTTATTCTGTAAGTTTATGTCATTATGTAatcaaaagaaacaaaatataCAGAAAATGTTATGGACAATATGTTGGATTTAAAATGTTTATGGATAGTATTCTCTTATCTCTTACTCGAAAAGCTGCTATACCTgatgttgaattttttgtgaatttaggCGATTGGCCTTTAGTATCTAAAAGAGATGACACATTATTTCCCATTTTTTCATGGTGTGGAAGTGAAgataattttgatattgttATGCCGACTTATGATATCACAGAATCTACATTGGAAAATATGGGAAG AGTTATGCTGGATATGCTGTCAGTACAGGGAAACACTAAAGGTCCTTGGTGTGAGAGGTATTCTAAGGCTTTCTGGAGGGGTAGAGATTCAAGCCAAGAAAGATTAAAATTAATCGAGATATCAAGAAAACATCCAGACATGTTCAACTGTTCTCTCACtaacttctttttcttcaaaaaggAAGAAACTATATATGGACCAAAAGCTGAACATGTTTCTTTCTACAAATTTTTTGAT tATAAATATCAAATAGGTCTAGATGGAACTGTGGCGGCATATAGATTTCCTTATTTGCTGGCTGGTGGTTCTCTTATTTTCAAACAAGATTCAAAATATTATGAGCATTTTTACAACACAATGGAGCCATTTGTTCATTATGTTCCCATCAAGAGAAACTTGGAAGAccttgttacgaaaattgagtGGGCTATGAATAATGACGAGAAAGCCAGAAAAATTGCAGAAAATGCTAAATTATTCTCCAATGAATATCTGttaccaaaaaatatttattgttattaCGGCCAATTATTAAGTGAATTTAGTAAGAAAATTACCAGTAAGATAGTTGTTTTAGAGGATATGGAAGAAGTGGAACAACCAAAtcagaagaattcctgtgattgCGCTTCATTGTATATTAAAGATGAGTTGTAG
- the LOC123677470 gene encoding dual specificity tyrosine-phosphorylation-regulated kinase 2 isoform X3 has translation MSPLIDSLPLIKNNAKSQEEIITFSNNNDDSIYPLTPHGALRLYGSYLTDYEKSEIEKFSKIWYLGIKARKIHGNRSGSHNGGYDDEGGSYNKVIHDHICYRYEILEVIGRGSFGQVIKALDHMTNRHVAIKIIRNKKRFHHQGLVEVRILDRIRKRDPDDNNNVIHMLEYFFFRNHLCISFELLSLNLYELIKKNNYQGFSINLTRRFAKSLLKCLRLLNKDNIIHCDLKPENILLKQRGSTSIKVIDFGSSCYTNQRIYTYIQSRFYRSPEVILGLSYGTAIDMWSLGCILAEFYTGYPLFPGENEIEQLACLMEVLGPPPDDLIASATRRRLFFDSQGNPRCITNSKGHKRKPGSKNLQIALRCNDHAFIDFISGCLQWNPKKRMTPDEALNHSWFLSLSTSNIHDYNDLRHSLSDLNLGGDLHSPRSISGSSHSHEKYAGTQRTDRIKAKMIDNKSHVKFKLDKHDTSSFLPPIL, from the exons ATGTCGCCTTTGATTGACTCCCTCCCTTTAATCAAAAACAACGCAAAATCCCAAGAAGAGATTATAACTTTTTCTAACAATAACGACGATAGCATATATCCACTAACACCACACG GGGCTCTCCGCTTATATGGCAGTTATCTGACTGATTATGAAAAAAGTGAAATAGaaaagttttccaaaatttggtaTCTAGGAATTAAGGCTAGAAAAATTCATGGAAACAGAAGTGGATCACACAATGGAGGATATGACGATGAAGGTGGAAGCTACAACAAG gtaaTACACGATCACATATGTTATAGATATGAGATACTAGAGGTTATTGGAAGAGGTAGCTTCGGACAAGTGATAAAGGCCTTAGACCATATGACCAATAGGCACGTAGCTATTAAAATTATAAGGAATAAAAAACGATTTCATCACCAGGGCCTGGTAGAAGTCAGAATTCTGGACCGAATAAGGAAAAGGGATCCTGACGATAATAATAACGTTATACATATGTTAGAGTACTTCTTTTTTAGGAATCATTTATGTATAAGTTTCGAATTGTTGAG TTTAAATCTCTACGAACTGATCAAAAAGAATAATTATCAAGGATTCAGCATAAATCTCACACGAAGATTTGCCAAAAGTTTACTCAAGTGTCTTCGTTTATTGAATAAAGATAATATTATACATTGTGATCTCAAACCG gaaaatATATTACTAAAGCAGAGGGGTAGTACATCGATTAAAGTAATTGATTTTGGTAGTTCATGTTACACAAATCAACGCATTTACACCTATATCCAATCCAGATTTTATAGGTCACCCGAAGTTATTCTAGGATTATCCTATGGAACTGCTATAGATATGTGGAGTTTAG GCTGCATCTTGGCCGAGTTTTACACCGGATATCCTCTATTTCCAggagaaaatgaaatagaacaACTTGCGTGCCTGATGGAAGTTTTAGGACCCCCTCCTGATGATTTAATCGCTTCAGCTACAAGAAGAAGACTTTTCTTTG ATTCTCAGGGGAATCCCCGTTGCATAACAAACTCCAAAGGCCATAAAAGGAAACCAGGATCCAAAAATTTACAAATAGCATTAAGATGTAACGACCACGCTTTTATAGATTTCATATCGGGATGTTTGCA ATGGAACCCCAAGAAGAGGATGACGCCTGACGAAGCACTCAACCACAGCTGGTTCCTCTCGTTATCCACCTCGAATATTCACGACTACAATGACCTTCGTCACAGCCTCTCTGATCTAAACCTAGGAGGTGACCTTCATTCTCCAAGGAGCATCTCAGGCAGCAGTCACAGCCATGAAAAGTACGCTGGTACCCAAAGAACTGATCGAATAAAAGCCAAAATGATTGACAACAAGTCACACGTCAAGTTTAAGCTGGACAAACACGACACCAGCTCTTTTTTACCTCCCATTCTGTAG
- the LOC123677470 gene encoding dual specificity tyrosine-phosphorylation-regulated kinase 2 isoform X2 translates to MCSYHTYPCSRGSRTMVWAQRGTHPIGEKPLPLPESRISSSPRLNFEHSNQSTEAMSPLIDSLPLIKNNAKSQEEIITFSNNNDDSIYPLTPHGALRLYGSYLTDYEKSEIEKFSKIWYLGIKARKIHGNRSGSHNGGYDDEGGSYNKVIHDHICYRYEILEVIGRGSFGQVIKALDHMTNRHVAIKIIRNKKRFHHQGLVEVRILDRIRKRDPDDNNNVIHMLEYFFFRNHLCISFELLSLNLYELIKKNNYQGFSINLTRRFAKSLLKCLRLLNKDNIIHCDLKPENILLKQRGSTSIKVIDFGSSCYTNQRIYTYIQSRFYRSPEVILGLSYGTAIDMWSLGCILAEFYTGYPLFPGENEIEQLACLMEVLGPPPDDLIASATRRRLFFDSQGNPRCITNSKGHKRKPGSKNLQIALRCNDHAFIDFISGCLQWNPKKRMTPDEALNHSWFLSLSTSNIHDYNDLRHSLSDLNLGGDLHSPRSISGSSHSHEKYAGTQRTDRIKAKMIDNKSHVKFKLDKHDTSSFLPPIL, encoded by the exons ttaccACTGCCTGAAAGCAGGATATCCTCGTCTCCACGTCTAAATTTCGAACACAGCAACCAATCCACGGAAGCAATGTCGCCTTTGATTGACTCCCTCCCTTTAATCAAAAACAACGCAAAATCCCAAGAAGAGATTATAACTTTTTCTAACAATAACGACGATAGCATATATCCACTAACACCACACG GGGCTCTCCGCTTATATGGCAGTTATCTGACTGATTATGAAAAAAGTGAAATAGaaaagttttccaaaatttggtaTCTAGGAATTAAGGCTAGAAAAATTCATGGAAACAGAAGTGGATCACACAATGGAGGATATGACGATGAAGGTGGAAGCTACAACAAG gtaaTACACGATCACATATGTTATAGATATGAGATACTAGAGGTTATTGGAAGAGGTAGCTTCGGACAAGTGATAAAGGCCTTAGACCATATGACCAATAGGCACGTAGCTATTAAAATTATAAGGAATAAAAAACGATTTCATCACCAGGGCCTGGTAGAAGTCAGAATTCTGGACCGAATAAGGAAAAGGGATCCTGACGATAATAATAACGTTATACATATGTTAGAGTACTTCTTTTTTAGGAATCATTTATGTATAAGTTTCGAATTGTTGAG TTTAAATCTCTACGAACTGATCAAAAAGAATAATTATCAAGGATTCAGCATAAATCTCACACGAAGATTTGCCAAAAGTTTACTCAAGTGTCTTCGTTTATTGAATAAAGATAATATTATACATTGTGATCTCAAACCG gaaaatATATTACTAAAGCAGAGGGGTAGTACATCGATTAAAGTAATTGATTTTGGTAGTTCATGTTACACAAATCAACGCATTTACACCTATATCCAATCCAGATTTTATAGGTCACCCGAAGTTATTCTAGGATTATCCTATGGAACTGCTATAGATATGTGGAGTTTAG GCTGCATCTTGGCCGAGTTTTACACCGGATATCCTCTATTTCCAggagaaaatgaaatagaacaACTTGCGTGCCTGATGGAAGTTTTAGGACCCCCTCCTGATGATTTAATCGCTTCAGCTACAAGAAGAAGACTTTTCTTTG ATTCTCAGGGGAATCCCCGTTGCATAACAAACTCCAAAGGCCATAAAAGGAAACCAGGATCCAAAAATTTACAAATAGCATTAAGATGTAACGACCACGCTTTTATAGATTTCATATCGGGATGTTTGCA ATGGAACCCCAAGAAGAGGATGACGCCTGACGAAGCACTCAACCACAGCTGGTTCCTCTCGTTATCCACCTCGAATATTCACGACTACAATGACCTTCGTCACAGCCTCTCTGATCTAAACCTAGGAGGTGACCTTCATTCTCCAAGGAGCATCTCAGGCAGCAGTCACAGCCATGAAAAGTACGCTGGTACCCAAAGAACTGATCGAATAAAAGCCAAAATGATTGACAACAAGTCACACGTCAAGTTTAAGCTGGACAAACACGACACCAGCTCTTTTTTACCTCCCATTCTGTAG
- the LOC123677470 gene encoding dual specificity tyrosine-phosphorylation-regulated kinase 4 isoform X1: MCSYHTYPCSRGSRTMVWAQRGTHPIGEKPNPTLSQHYKPTTTCGSKTFVSTSSKQLKTSRIKLSASTCRLAQTGLPLPESRISSSPRLNFEHSNQSTEAMSPLIDSLPLIKNNAKSQEEIITFSNNNDDSIYPLTPHGALRLYGSYLTDYEKSEIEKFSKIWYLGIKARKIHGNRSGSHNGGYDDEGGSYNKVIHDHICYRYEILEVIGRGSFGQVIKALDHMTNRHVAIKIIRNKKRFHHQGLVEVRILDRIRKRDPDDNNNVIHMLEYFFFRNHLCISFELLSLNLYELIKKNNYQGFSINLTRRFAKSLLKCLRLLNKDNIIHCDLKPENILLKQRGSTSIKVIDFGSSCYTNQRIYTYIQSRFYRSPEVILGLSYGTAIDMWSLGCILAEFYTGYPLFPGENEIEQLACLMEVLGPPPDDLIASATRRRLFFDSQGNPRCITNSKGHKRKPGSKNLQIALRCNDHAFIDFISGCLQWNPKKRMTPDEALNHSWFLSLSTSNIHDYNDLRHSLSDLNLGGDLHSPRSISGSSHSHEKYAGTQRTDRIKAKMIDNKSHVKFKLDKHDTSSFLPPIL, encoded by the exons AATCCAACACTTTCCCAACATTACAAACCAACTACAACATGTGGGTCCAAAACTTTTGTCTCAACCAGTAGTAAGCAGTTGAAAACCTCTAGAATTAAATTGTCGGCATCTACATGCAGGCTTGCTCAAACAGGG ttaccACTGCCTGAAAGCAGGATATCCTCGTCTCCACGTCTAAATTTCGAACACAGCAACCAATCCACGGAAGCAATGTCGCCTTTGATTGACTCCCTCCCTTTAATCAAAAACAACGCAAAATCCCAAGAAGAGATTATAACTTTTTCTAACAATAACGACGATAGCATATATCCACTAACACCACACG GGGCTCTCCGCTTATATGGCAGTTATCTGACTGATTATGAAAAAAGTGAAATAGaaaagttttccaaaatttggtaTCTAGGAATTAAGGCTAGAAAAATTCATGGAAACAGAAGTGGATCACACAATGGAGGATATGACGATGAAGGTGGAAGCTACAACAAG gtaaTACACGATCACATATGTTATAGATATGAGATACTAGAGGTTATTGGAAGAGGTAGCTTCGGACAAGTGATAAAGGCCTTAGACCATATGACCAATAGGCACGTAGCTATTAAAATTATAAGGAATAAAAAACGATTTCATCACCAGGGCCTGGTAGAAGTCAGAATTCTGGACCGAATAAGGAAAAGGGATCCTGACGATAATAATAACGTTATACATATGTTAGAGTACTTCTTTTTTAGGAATCATTTATGTATAAGTTTCGAATTGTTGAG TTTAAATCTCTACGAACTGATCAAAAAGAATAATTATCAAGGATTCAGCATAAATCTCACACGAAGATTTGCCAAAAGTTTACTCAAGTGTCTTCGTTTATTGAATAAAGATAATATTATACATTGTGATCTCAAACCG gaaaatATATTACTAAAGCAGAGGGGTAGTACATCGATTAAAGTAATTGATTTTGGTAGTTCATGTTACACAAATCAACGCATTTACACCTATATCCAATCCAGATTTTATAGGTCACCCGAAGTTATTCTAGGATTATCCTATGGAACTGCTATAGATATGTGGAGTTTAG GCTGCATCTTGGCCGAGTTTTACACCGGATATCCTCTATTTCCAggagaaaatgaaatagaacaACTTGCGTGCCTGATGGAAGTTTTAGGACCCCCTCCTGATGATTTAATCGCTTCAGCTACAAGAAGAAGACTTTTCTTTG ATTCTCAGGGGAATCCCCGTTGCATAACAAACTCCAAAGGCCATAAAAGGAAACCAGGATCCAAAAATTTACAAATAGCATTAAGATGTAACGACCACGCTTTTATAGATTTCATATCGGGATGTTTGCA ATGGAACCCCAAGAAGAGGATGACGCCTGACGAAGCACTCAACCACAGCTGGTTCCTCTCGTTATCCACCTCGAATATTCACGACTACAATGACCTTCGTCACAGCCTCTCTGATCTAAACCTAGGAGGTGACCTTCATTCTCCAAGGAGCATCTCAGGCAGCAGTCACAGCCATGAAAAGTACGCTGGTACCCAAAGAACTGATCGAATAAAAGCCAAAATGATTGACAACAAGTCACACGTCAAGTTTAAGCTGGACAAACACGACACCAGCTCTTTTTTACCTCCCATTCTGTAG